A single genomic interval of Homo sapiens chromosome 7, GRCh38.p14 Primary Assembly harbors:
- the OR2A1 gene encoding olfactory receptor 2A1/2A42 isoform X1: MGENQTMVTEFLLLGFLLGPRIQMLLFGLFSLFYIFTLLGNGAILGLISLDSRLHTPMYFFLSHLAVVDIAYTRNTVPQMLANLLHPAKPISFAGCMTQTFLCLSFGHSECLLLVLMSYDRYVAICHPLRYSVIMTWRVCITLAVTSWTCGSLLALAHVVLILRLPFSGPHEINHFFCEILSVLRLACADTWLNQVVIFAACVFFLVGPPSLVLVSYSHILAAILRIQSGEGRRKAFSTCSSHLCVVGLFFGSAIIMYMAPKSRHPEEQQKVFFLFYSFFNPTLNPLIYSLRNGEVKGALRRALGKESHS; the protein is encoded by the coding sequence ATGGGGGAAAATCAGACAATGGTCACAGAGTTCCTCCTACTGGGATTTCTCCTGGGCCCAAGGATTCAGATGCTCCTCTTTGGGCTCTTCTCCCTGTTCTATATCTTCACCCTGCTGGGGAACGGGGCCATCCTGGGGCTCATCTCACTGGACTCCAGactccacacccccatgtacttcttcctctcaCACCTGGCTGTCGTCGACATCGCCTACACCCGCAACACGGTGCCCCAGATGCTGGCGAACCTCCTGCATCCAGCCAAGCCCATCTCCTTTGCTGGCTGCATGACGCAGACCTTTCTCTGTTTGAGTTTTGGACACAGCGAATGTCTCCTGCTGGTGCTGATGTCCTACGATCGTTACGTGGCCATCTGCCACCCTCTCCGATACTCCGTCATCATGACCTGGAGAGTCTGCATCACCCTGGCCGTCACTTCCTGGACGTGTGGCTCCCTCCTGGCTCTGGCCCATGTGGTTCTCATCCTAAGActgcccttctctgggcctcatgaAATCAACCACTTCTtctgtgaaatcctgtctgtcCTCAGGCTGGCCTGTGCTGACACCTGGCTCAACCAGGTGGTCATCTTTGCAGCCTGCGTGTTCTTCCTGGTGGGGCCACCCAGCCTGGTGCTTGTCTCCTACTCGCACATCCTGGCGGCCATCCTGAGGATCCAGTCTGGGGAGGGCCGCAGAAAGGCCTTCTCcacctgctcctcccacctctgcgTGGTGGGACTCTTCTTTGGCAGTGCCATCATCATGTACATGGCCCCCAAGTCCCGCCATCCTGAGGAGCAGCAAAaggtcttttttctattttacagttttttCAACCCAACACTTAACCCCCTGATTTACAGCCTGAGGAACGGAGAGGTCAAGGGTGCCCTGAGGAGAGCACTGGGCAAGGAAAGTCATTCCTAA